TTCTGGACGGAGGAGGAGATCGAGCGAGCCATCGACCTGCGCGTGAACGCCGCCGTGGACACCGTGCTCGCCTTCGGGCGCACGCGCGGCGTGACCGACCTCCGCACCGCCGCCTACGCCCTCGCCCTCGGAAGGCTGCACGAGGCGAGCGTGATGCGGGGGGTGTATCCGTGAGAGGGGTTAGGGATGAGGGGTGAGGGGTTAGGGCCAACCCTCGTCCTCTATGTCTTCCTAACGCCTAACCCCTAACCCCTTTCCCCTGACTGGAGACCCCATGACCGCCACCCAGGACCCCCACTCCCAAACCACCCCACCCTCGAAGCTCGGCGGGCACGCCATCCCGAGTTACCTCGATCCCAACAACATCGGCCCCTACGAGATTTATCTGGAGCAGGTGGAGCGGGTCACGCCGTACCTCGGCAAGCTCGCCTACTGGGTCGAGACCCTCAAGCGGCCCAAGCGTATTCTCGTGGTGGACGTGCCCATCCACCTCGACGACGGGACCGTGGCTCACTTCGAGGGCTACCGGGTCCAGCACAACACCTCGCGCGGCCCGGCGAAGGGGGGCGTGCGCTTTCACCAGGACGTGACGCTCAGTGAGGTGATGGCGCTCTCCGCGTGGATGACGATCAAGAACGCCGCCGTCAACCTGCCCTACGGCGGGGGCAAGGGCGGCATCCGCATCGACCCGCGCAAGTATTCGACGGGCGAGCTGGAGCGGCTGACCCGGCGTTACACGACCGAGATCGGGCTGGTCATCGGGCCGGACAAGGACATCCCCGCGCCCGACGTGAACACCAACCCGCAGACGATGGCGTGGATGATGGACACCTACTCCATGAACGTGGGCCGCACGGCGACGGGCGTGGTGACGGGCAAACCCGTGTCCCTCGGCGGCTCGCTCGGGCGTAGCGACGCCACCGGGCGCGGCGTGTTCGTGACAGGAGCGGAGGCCCTCGCCAAGCTGGGGCTGCCGCTGGAGGGTGCCCGAATCGCCGTGCAGGGCTTCGGCAACGTGGGCAACGCCGCCGCACGCATCTTCCACGACGCGGGAGCGAAGGTCGTCGCCATTCAGGACGTGACGGGCACGGTGTACAGCGAGGGCGGAATCAACCCGTACACCGCCGCCGCCCACCTGTCGCGCACGGGCAAGATCACCGACCTGCCGGACACCGAGGAGCTGACGCGCGAGGAGTTCTGGGGGGTGGACTGCGACGTTCTGATCCCCGCCGCGCTGGAAAAGCAGATCACGGAGGAGAACGCGGGCCGGATCAAGGCCCGGCTCATCGTGGAGGGTGCCAACGGCCCGACCACCCCCGCCGCCGACGACCTCCTGGGGGAACGCGGCGTGACCGTCGTGCCCGACGTGCTCGCCAACGCGGGCGGCGTGACGGTCTCGTACTTCGAGTGGGTGCAGGACTTCTCGTCGTTCTTCTGGACGGAAGACGAGATCAACGCCCGGCTCGACCGCATCATGCGCGAGGCGTTCCTGGGCCTGTGGGACGTGAAGGAGCGCCACGGCGTCACCCTGCGGACGGCGGCCTACATCGTGGCGTGTACGCGGGTGCTGGAGGCGCGGGCTTTGCGGGGGCTGTACCCGTAAGTCGCCAGTCACCAGGGACCAGTCACCAGAAAGAGCAGGGGCCTCAGCAGATGCCGGGGCTTCTTCTCATCTTTGGCTGGCGACTGGCGACTGGCACCTGGCGACTCCCCCTACAATGCCCCCCATGTCCGATCTTCTGAGCGCCTGGCGTCCGGCCCCGGCGGGATTCAAGCACGTGGTCAGCGTGTCGCTGGGGGGAAGCAAGCGGGACGCCCGCGAGGAGGTCAATCTGCTCGGTCAGCCGTTTGTGCTCGAACGCCTCGGCACGGACGGGGACGTGGGGAAGGCGGCGGCGCTCTTCCAGCAACTCGACGGGCGGGTGGACGCCTTCGGGCTGGGGGGGGCGGACCTCTCCGTGATCGCGGACGGGAGGCGCTACACCTTCTCCAATGTCCGCAAGCTCGTCTCGCACGCCAAGATCACGCCCGTCCTCGACGGCAGCGGCCTGAAAAACACGCTGGAGCGCGACGCCATCGCGCAACTCGATCCCCTCCTGGGCTGGCGCACGCGGCGGGTGCTGATGGTCTCGGCGGTGGACCGCTTCGGGATGGCGGAGGCGCTGGCGGAGCACGGGGCGGACGTGGTGTACGGCGACCTCGTGTTCGGGTTGAATGTGAACTTGCCGCTGCGGTCCATCTCGTCGCTGCGGCGGGTGGCGCGGCTGGCCCTGCCCGCCCTCACGAAGCTGCCGCAGGACTGGTTCTACCCCACGGGCGAGCGGCAGAACAGCAGCGTGGAGGGCCAGGGCACCCGCCTCTACGCCTGGGCCGATGTCGTGGCGGGCGACACCCACTACGCCAAACGCTACGCGCCGCGCGACCTCTCGGGCAAGACCATCCTCACCCAGACGATCACCGAGGCCGACCGCGTGTGGATGCGTGAGCGCGGCGTCGCCCGCCTCATCACCACCACGCCCCGCATCGGCAGCCGCAACTTCGCCACCAACGTGCTGGAGGCGTTCTTCGTGGCCCTGAGTGGTCGGCGCGAGGCGTTGACGGAGGCCGAGTACCTGCGCTACGTCCGCGAGGTCGGGTTCAGGCCGGAGATCAGCGAGTTGCGGGACTGAATCTCAGCGCCGGGCGGCGAGGTGGTAGGGGCGGTTGAGGCGCAGTTCCAGCCGGGAGAAGAGGCGGGCGGCCACGTTCGACAGGAGGAAGTAGATGATGCCGACCGCGAGGTAGAGGGGAAAGGGCTGGAAGGTGATGGAGACCAGACCGCGTGTGGTGAGCAGAAGTTCACTGACCGTGACCACGCTCGCCAGGCTGGAATCCTTGAGGAGGCCGATGAACTGGTTGCCGAGCGCGGGCACGGCGATGCGCGCGGCCTGCGGAACGAGAACGAGCCGCAATACCTGAAGGGGCTTGAGGCCCAGGGCGCGGGCGGCCTCCGTCTGGCCCCGGTCCACGGCGTTCAGGCTCCCCCGGATGATCTCGGCGGCGTAGGCCCCGGCAAAAAGACTCAGGCCGATCACTGCCGTCTGGAAGGCGGGAAAGCGCAGTTGCGGGATAAGCGGCGGCAGGGCGAAGAAGAGGAAGAAGAGCTGCACGAGCAGGGGCGTGCCGCGAAAGGTCTCGATATAGACGCCCGCGAGCGCCCGCAGCGGCCACAGCCGCGACATGCGGCCCAGCGCCCCGAGAAAGCCCAGCGCGAGGCCGAACACGCTGGCGAGCAGGGTCAGCGCGAGGGTGATCTGGGTGCCGCGCCACAGGGCACGCAGGACATCGGGGGTGAAGACATCGAACACGGTGGGGCCTCCTCACGACACAAGACGCGGGCCACACGGCCTTCTTCCCCGTGCGGCCCGGCGAGAACAGCTTGGCTCAGCGGCCCGGCGTGGTCACGTCGGCCCCCAGGTACTTCAGGCTGATGGTCCGCAGGGTGCCGTCCACCCGCATCGCGTTCAGGGCACGCTCCACGGCGGCCTTGAGCTGGGGCTGGTTCTTGCCCAGGGTGATGTAGGGGTTGTCCTGCTGGAGGACCGGACCCGCCGCCTTGAGCTTCTGCCCGTTCTTGATGGCGACGTTGCCCACCGTCCGCGTGGTGATCATGCCCCCGGCGCGGCCCGTGCCGAGCGCGAGGAAAATCTCCGGCTCGCCGCTGTAGGTGACGACGTTGGGATACTTGCGGTCGCGCAGGAACTTCTCGAACACCGTGCCCTGGGGAACGGCCACGGGCGCGCCCTGCAAGGTGTTCAGGTTGGTCGCCGCCGAGGTCGCGGGCACGAAGAGCTGGAAGCCGTCGTAGTAGTAGGGGCGGCTCAGGAAGTCCACGGCCCGCTCGCGCTCGGGGGTCTTGCTCTGCGAGGCGACCGCCATATCGAACTGCCCGGCCTGCAGCCCGGCGATGATCGAGGGGAACTCCGCCTTGATGACGCTGACGCGCACGCCCAGGCGGCGTCCGATCTCGCGGGCCACGTCCACGTCGAAGCCGGTCAGCGAGCCGTCGGGGGCGGGCTGCGAGAAGGGCGGGTACTCGCCGCTCATCACGACGCGCAGTTCGCCGCGCTGCTTGATGTCGGCGAGGTCGGCCTGCGCCACCGACGCGGCGGACAGGGCGAGGGCGGCGAGGAGGGTGGTGCGGGGCAGCATTCGGGATCGGGTCATGGTGAGGCTCCTGTCGTGAGGGGTGGGAAGTGGGGGTGCGGGGGCGACCCTAGCGTCTTCACGCCGGGAAGGGCGCAGAGACTTCCTTGAGGTTGGGAGGCCTGGGGCGTCGCCCCTCCCCTTGCATGAGGCTCCCATCACACCGTATGGCCCGCCCCCCGTGCGGTCCGCACCCTTCCGTACAGTTGTGAAAAACCCAACTCATCCTTAATCGCAGAACAGCACGCCTTTTTCTCTCTCCGTCACCCGGCCCCACCCGGCGGCGGCACGAACTCGAAGACGTGCCCCTCGGGGTCGCGCACGGCCAGCCCGCGCCCCGTCTCCACGAAGGGCAGCCCCTCGGCGCGGACGAGGGCGAGGACGGCGTTCACGTCGGCGTAGAGGCGGATGAGGGCATGGTCGCCGCCGAACATGTCCGCGAGGCCGACCTGGGGGTCCCAGGCGTACAGCCAGCGCCGGGGAGTGCCGTTGCCGTCGGGTTCGGGAGCGGGGCCGAGGGTGAACTGGGCGAAGTCACGGTCCGGCTGCTCTTTGGCGAACGCGAGGCCGTAGGCGCGGGGCAGCCGCTCTCTCATCGCCGCGTAGTCCCCGAAGGCGAGCGCCACCTCGCGCAGGCCCATCACGGGCAGGGCGTGGGGCGGGCGGGCGACCGGGGCCGGGGGGAAGTGGGGCTGCCGCTCGTCCGAGAGGTCGGTGCCCCGCAGTTCCAGCCCGTGCCCGAAGGGGTCGAAGAAGTACACGGTGGGGTCGGGCCGCTCCGGGGTGCCGAGGTCGATCTCGGTCCAGCCTATGCCGTGTTCATCCAGAACTGCCTTGCCCCGCTCAAGGTCCTCGGGCCGGACCTGCCAGGCGTAGTGCAGGTGCGAGGCCCCGCGTGCGCGCAGGGGGGCGAGGGCGGGGTCGTTCGCCCGCCGCGTGACCGGTTTCCAGAGGGTGAGGGTCTGCGAGGCGTTGACCTCGAACTCCGCGACGCCGCCCTCCTCGTCGTGGTGAAGGAGAGTCAGGCCGAGCACCTGCGAGTAGAAGCGGACGCCACGGGGCAGGTGGTTGACCTCCAACGTGAGGCCCGCGAGGTCGAGGATGGGCGAGGGCATGGGGCAGGGTAAGGGGTGCGGGACGGGGGACGCCTTGAGCGAGGGCCAAGGTGTGAGGAGCGCGGGGGTTGGGGCGGCTGGGGAACGGGAGACCCGAGGCTGATTCGGGGAGCATTTCGCCGCCAGGAGCGTTTCACGATGTTCCGTGGGAAGGTCGCCTGACCCGTTCACACCCGAGGGGGAGGGCCGCCTTTGATCCCCACCGCGAGAGGCGGCTTTCATTAAGAAAAGTCCGCCGATGGGACCTTGCAACCCCGTCCGAAGGCTGTAAGACCCGCCCGCCTACTGTAGTGAGGTGACTGCGCCCTTCACCCCCCGGATCACGGACCTCACCCCTGGGCCGGACGCGCGGACCTCCGCCGCGCAGGCCGTGCTGACGCTCACCCGCGTCGCGCTGGCCGCGCCGGACCTCCTCGCGGGCATCAGCCCGACGCTCGAACACCTCGTCGGGGCCACGGCGGCGGTGGGGGCCGCCTACCTCGAATGGGACGGGAAGGGCAGCTACCGCGTGCGCGCGGCGTGGGGCGAGGTGCCCCCGAGGCTGAGCGCCCCGCAGGGCCTGGGAGCCGACACGCCCCTCCTGCGTGCCCTGGCGGAGAGCGCCCGACCCCTCCTCTACGACGGCACTGGGGGGGCAGAGGTCCTGCCCGGCCTCGGTGTGACCAGTCTGGCGGCGACGCCCGTCCGGGTGGGGGACGGACCGCTACTCGGCGCGCTCGTGATGTACACCGGGGAGGCCCACGTCTGGGACTCCGAGGAGGCCGCGCTCCTGAGCATGGTGTCGGGCACGCTCGCGCCGCTGACGGCCCGCCTCGTCGCCGAGGAGCAGACGCAGGCAGCCCGCGAGGCGGCGCTAAGGGCGCTGGGGCAGATGCTGGAGGCCTGGGACGGCGAGTCGCACGGCCACACTGACCGGGCCGCCCACCTCGCCACCCGCCTCGCCGAGCGACTGGACCTCCCCCCGGCCCGGCGTCAGGCCCTGCGCTGGGGCGCGTACCTGCACGACCTCGGCAAAGTCACCCTGCTGGGCGCGGAGTTGCCCCGGCTGGAAGGCCCCGGCGAGGGCGACGGGTTAGCCCACCTCCTCGGCCTCCTGCCCCCGGCGGCCCGGTCGGTCCTCACCGACCGCTTCGAGCACTGGGGCGGCGGCGGCTACCCCTCGGGCAAGGCGGGGACGGGGATCAGCCTGGAGGCCCGCCTCTTCGCCCTGTGCGACACCTACGACGCCCTGACTCACCCGCGCCCCTGCGACGTGGCCTGGGAGCCGGAGGAGGCCCTCGCCGAGTTGCGCGCCCGCGCGGGCCGGGAGTTCGACCCGGAGCTGGTGGCCCTGCTCGCGCGGGTGGTGGCGGAGACTGGGGCGGCGGAGGTCGTTGCGAAGTAAGCACCCTTCGGGCAGGTCAACGTGATCGGGGACTGGGCGAGGGCAAGCTCCTTCTCGAACTCCCTGCATGCTCAACCCAGACGCGACGCCCGGAGACTCAGCGGCTCTCCGGGCATCATCCTGTTCTTGTACCGAACTCAAGGCCCACGCCCTTTCACGCTTTGTCCCTGTTTCTCTCGGCATCTCGCGAGGATGAGGAGGCAAGACGAGCGCCGACCCCCTCCTCCGCGCGACTTGTTTAGAGAGTCCCGTCCTCCCGAACGCCCCCGGCCCTACGCTGGCGATCAGCATCCCCACTCAGGAGGTTTTCCCCGTGCAACTGACCGAGCGAGAGCGTGACAAGCTGCTGATCTTCACCGCCGCCGAGGTCGCGCGGCGCAGGCGGGCGCGCGGGTTGAAGCTCAACCACCCGGAGGCCGTGGCCCTCATCACCGCCGAGGTGCTGGAGGGCATCCGCGACGGGCAGCGGGTGGAGGCGCTGATGAGTTATGGGGCGACCATCCTGGGCCGGGGCGACGTGATGGACGGCGTGCCCGAGATGATCCACGATATTCAGGTCGAGGGCACCTTCCCGGACGGCACAAAGCTCGTGACCATCCACGACCCCATCCGGTGAGCGGCGTGATTCCCGGCGAGGTCATCGTGGAGGAGGGCGAAATCATGCTGAACGAGGGGCGTCCCACGCGAGCGGTGCGGGTGGTGAACGCGGCGGACCGCCCCATCCAGGTGGGGAGTCACTTCCACTTCTTCGAGGTCAACCGGGCGCTGCGCTTCGACCGTGCGGGGGCCTACGGCTGCCGCCTCGACATTCCGGCGGGGACAGCGGTGCGCTTCGAGCCGGGTGAGGAGCGAGAGGTGACGCTCGTGCCGCTGGGCGGGGAGCGCGTCGTCTTCGGGATGAACGGGCTGGTGGACGGGCCGCTGGACGGGGAGGGAGTGCGGGAGGCGGCGATGGACCGTGCCCGCGAGCGCGGATTCGTGAACGATGAGTCGCAGGGTCAGCCGTGAGGTCCGTATGGTGAGGGTCTCGCGCCGTCAGTACGCCGACCTGTACGGCCCCACGGTGGGCGACCGGGTGCGGCTGGGCGATACCAACCTCCTGATTGAGATCGAGAGGGACCACACGACCTACGGCGAGGAGGTGAAGTTCGGCGGCGGCAAGGTCATCCGCGACGGGCTGGGGCAGAGCAGCACGGCCACGCGGGGGGACGAGGGCGTGCCCGACCTCGTGATCACGAACGCAGTCATCCTCGACCACTGGGGCGTCGTGAAGGCCGACGTGGGCGTGAAGAACGGGCGAATCACCGCCATCGGCAAGGCGGGCAATCCGGGCACGCAGGACGGGGTGACGCCGGGCCTCACCATCGGGGCGAGCACCGAGATCGTGGCGGGCGAGGGGCACATCCTCACGGCGGGCGGGGTGGACACGCACATCCACTTCATCGCACCGCAGCAATGTTGGACGGCGCTGGAGTCGGGCGTCACCACCATGATCGGCGGGGGCACCGGGCCGACGGCGGGCACTTCCGCCACGACCTGCACGCCGGGCGCGTGGCACATCCACCGGATGCTGGAGGCGCTGGACGGGCTGCCGCTCAACTTCGGCCTGCTGGGCAAGGGGAACGCGAGCACGAGGCCGCCGCTGGCCGAGCAGATTCGCGCGGGGGCGCTGGGCCTCAAGCTCCACGAGGACTGGGGCACGACGCCGAGTGCGATTGACGCGGCGCTGGGCGTGGCGGACGAGTACGACGTGCAGGTCGCCATCCACACGGACACGCTGAACGAATCGGGCTTCGTGGAAGATTCCATCGCGGCCTTCGCGGGGCGGACGATTCACACCTTCCACACCGAGGGGGCGGGGGGCGGGCACGCGCCGGACATCATCCGGGTGGCGGGGCTGCCGAACGTGCTGCCGTCATCCACCAACCCCACCATGCCCTTCACGGTGAACACTCTCCACGAACACCTCGACATGCTGATGGTGTGCCACCACCTCTCGCCGCGCATTCCCGAGGACGTGGCCTTCGCCGAAAGCCGCATCCGCCCCGAGACCATCGCCGCCGAGGACGTGCTGCACGACCTGGGCGTCTTCTCCATGATGAGCAGCGATTCGCAGGCGATGGGCCGGGTGGGCGAGGTCATCACGCGCACGTGGCAGACGGCCCACAAGATGAAGGCGCAACGGGGGGCTTTGAACATCCCCAGTCTGGGCGAGGACGGGCGGGCCGACAATCTGCGCGCCCGGCGCTTCGTCGCCAAGTACACGCTCAACCCGGCGGTCGCGCACGGCATCGCCCACGAGGTCGGCAGCGTGGAGCCTGGCAAGCTCGCAGACCTCGTGCTGTGGCGGCCCGCCTTCTTCGGGGCAAAACCGGCGATGGTCCTCAAGGGCGGCCTCGTCGTCGCCGCGCAGATGGGGGACGCGAACGCGAGCATCCCCACGCCCCAGCCCGTCTACCCGCGCCCGATGTTCGCCGCGCATGGGCGGGCGCTCGCCTCCACCTGCCTGCATTTCGTGTCGGCGGTCAGCTTGGAGGAGGGCAACCTCCCGACCGTCGGACGCCGCTACGCCGCCGTGCGGAATACACGGAGCATCGGCAAGGCGGACATGGTGCTGAACGCCGAGACGCCCGAGATCGACGTGAACCCGGAGACCTACGAAGTGAGGGTGAACGGCGAGATCATGACCTGCGAGCCGCTGGACGAGTTGCCGCTGGCGCAGCGGTATTTCCTGTTTTGAGCGGTCAGCCGTCAGCTCTCAGCCGTCAGCCTTTCCACCGGACGGAAGCGGGGCGCTGATGCACGAGATGTCGGTGGCCCTCGCCCTCATCGACGTGGCCTGCGAGGTGCTGCGGGAGCATGGGGCAGCGCGGGCCTCATCCCTCACCGTACGGGTCGGGCAGTGGTCGAGTGTGGTGCCGGAGGCATTGCAGGCGGCTTTCCCGGCGAGCAGCGCGGGGACGCCGTTAGCGGGGGCGCGGCTGCACATCGAACCCGTGCCGGGCGTGGGCGAATGTCCCAAGCACGGCCCGGTCCACCTCGACCTCACGCTCGGCCTGCGCTGTCCCCTCTGCGGTGCCCCGACGCCGACGCTGCTTCAGGGCGACGAACTGGAGTTGGACGCGCTGGAGGTGGAGTGAGGACGGGCTTATTTGCTCCCATCTTGACTTCTGCGGGCACTTCGCCTAAACTCCTTCCTCGCGCCTGACACCGCCCCACCGGGCGGGCTGCACCCCCGGACGGCCCCATCGTCTAGCGGTCAGGACAGCGCCCTCTCAAGGCGCAGACACGGGTTCAAGTCCCGTTGGGGTCACCACCAGCCGCCGCTTTCCGTAACAGGGGGCGGCGTTTTTCGTGCGCTCGGATAGGCTGCTCCCCATGAGCCTGCCACCGGCCCTGGCCGAACTCGTCGCCTCCTTCGAGCCGCTCTCGACCGTTCGCCGCGACTTCCGGGACGCGGTGACGCTGCACACGCCGGGCGTGAACGTCCTCGCCCTGAACGCGACGTTCCTGCCGGACGCGAACCCGGACCGCCTCCCCCTCGTCCGCGCCTGGCACCACGCGCAGGAGATGCCCGCACTCGTGGCGAGCGTGGAGGTGCCCACCGGGGAGGAGGTCGCGGCGGTGCGAGTCGGCACCTACCACCCTGTCCCAGACGCGGGCGTGTTGCGGGTGGAGCAGGTCAGCCGTCTTCATCTGCCCACATGGGCGGCGGTGCTGGCGGAGGCGCACGGGACGCCGGAGTGGGCCGGGCCGCTCTCGCGCCACCTCGCCCCCCGGCTGGAGGGGGACCGGGACACGGCGCTCCTGCTCGCCTATGCGGGGTCAGAGGAGGTCGGTGCCCTGCTGTGGCGGGCCGGGCCGGACGGCGGGGGCACCGCTCACCTGTGGGGCACCCTCGACCCCGCCGCCGACGCTCCCCTCCTGAACACGGCCCACGCCCTCGGCGGCGGCCTGCGGGCCAGCCTGCCGGACTCCAGCCCCCTGAGCGTCCACGACGAGACGGTGGTGACGTTCGGCCTGCTGGACGGGAGGGGCGGGCAGGCGTGATCCTGCGGGGGTGACGAAACCCTCGCCCTGCTCCCTCCTCCTGACGGGACCCACCCCGGTGCCTGCCCTCCTTTCCTCCCGACCCGGCCTCACGCGGCGGGCGCACGGGGCGGGGCGGCGGGTGTGAATCCGCCCTTCGTGCGCGACCGGGCCACCTGGACCGTCTACCTGATGCTGGGGTACTACGGCTTCGTGCTGAACGCCCTGGGGCCGCTGCTGCCCCTGTTGCGCCGGGACCTGGGGCTGACCTACGCACAGGCCAGCCTGCACACCAGCGCCTTCGCGGTGGGCCTGCTCGTCGCCAGCGTGACCGCCGACGGGCTGGGGCGGCGCTTCGGGGCCGGGGCCGTGCTGTGGGGCGGGGTCGCCGGGATGGGGGCGGGCGGAGTGCTGCTCGCCGCCGCGCCGAGCTTCCCGGTGAGCCTGCTGGGGGCGCTGGTGATGGGCACGCTGGGTTCGCTGGCGCTGGTGCAGATTTCGGCGGTCCTGGCCCGGCGACACGGCGAGGGGCGGGGGCGGGCGTTCGCGGAGGCCAACGCGGTGTCGAGCGTATGCGGCGTCCTCGCCCCCCTCGCCCTCGGCGGGGCCGTGGCCGCCGGGCTGGGCTGGCCGGTCGTGTTGTGGGTCGCGGCGGCGGTGCCGGGGCTGCTCGCCCTCGGCTTCGCGCGGGTGCGGTTCGGTCGCCCCGCCCACCCCAGCACCGGGCCGGAGTCCGACCCCGGCAGGGCGCTGCCGTCCCGGTACTGGCGCTACTGGGGCGTGATGGTGCTCGGGGTGGCGGTGGAGTTCGGCGTGGGGTTCTGGGCCGCCGACTTCCTCACCACCGCCGGGGGGCTGGACCGGGCGACGGCAGTCACCGCCGTGAGCGCCTTCCTGCTGGCGATGCTGCTGGGCCGGGCGTCGGGCGGCTTCCTCCTGTCCCGCTTCCCCGCCGGGCGGGTGGTGGCCGTCTCGCTGGCCGTCGCGCTCGTCGGCTTCCTGGCCTACTGGCAGTTCGGGAGCCTGCCTGCGCGCCTCCTGGGGCTGTTCGTCACGGGCCTGGGGGTGGCGAACCTCTACCCGGCCCTCCTCGCCCTCGCAGTGAGCACGGCACCGGGCCGTGAGGACGTGGCGAGCGCGCGGGCGGCGCTGGCCTCCGGCCTCGCCATGCTCCTCGCCCCCTTCGCCCTCGGTGCCCTGGCCGACGCCTCCTCCCTCCTCCTCGCCCAGAGCGTCATCCCCACGCTCCTCGTCCTCGCGGGTGCCGCCCTGTGGTGGGCCGAACGCGGGTCAGAGGCAGCCACGCTGGCACGTCCGTCCTCATGAGGACCCGGCGTGGGTGTAAGAAAAATCGGCTTTCCGGCCCGCAACTGCCGACGATCTTATGTGAGGAATGAATCCCGTGAGAGGCCTTCCTTGCGCCCTCGCCTCCCCAAACGGTGAAAAGGGCCGCTCAGCGTACCCGAACCTCTTAAAACCAGGTTTGTGAGATATGAGAAACCAAAGCTCACGCTCAACGAATCTTTATCCGGCCTAATGGCCCCCATGCCTCTCCTGAGCCGTTCCCTCCTCCTCGGTGCCCTGCTGACCCTCGCCGCCTGCGGTTCCACACCGACCACGACGGCGACGAGCGACGACGTTCTAGCGGCGACAGAGACGCTGGATTCTCTTGCCAGCGCCGGAACGCTGACGGTCGGGCAGACGCGGCAGCTCAGCGTCACGGTGAATGGGGCAGCGCCGAGCGCCGGGCAGGTCACGTGGACGAGCAGCAACACCACGGTGGCGACGGTCAGCTCCACGGGCCTCGTGACGGCAAGGGCGGCAGGGAGCGCCACCCTCCGCGCCGCGCTGACGGCCCGGCCCAGCTCGTACGTCGACTTCTCGCTGACGGTCACGGCGGCGACCACGCCCACGACGCCCACGACGCCCACGACGCCAAGTGCCTTCGCCCAGCGCGTCCTCGACCTCACGAACGCGGCCCGCGCGCAGGCCCGCACCTGCGGCACCGCGAGCTACCCCGCCGTGGCCGCGCTGACCTCCAACGCCCAGCTCGCGCAGGCGGCGCAGGGCCACGCCTCGGACATGGCCGCCAGGAACTACTTCAGCCACACCAGCCAGGATGGCCGCACGTTGAGCCAGCGCGTCACCGCCACGGGCTACGCCTGGCGGGCCATCGCCGAGAACATCGCCGCCGGGCAGACCACCCCGGAGTCGGTCGTGGCCGGGTGGCTGACGAGCGAGGGCCACTGCCGCAACATCATGAGCGCGAGCTACAAGGAACTCGGCGTCGGCTACGCGACGGGCGGCTCCTACGGGCATTACTGGGTCCAGAACTTCGGATCGCGTTAGGAGACGAGCGCGGGCGGTGGAGGGGACAGGGCCTTCCGCCGCTCGCCTTGTTGGGGCATGACAC
Above is a genomic segment from Deinococcus sp. YIM 134068 containing:
- a CDS encoding Glu/Leu/Phe/Val family dehydrogenase, whose protein sequence is MTATQDPHSQTTPPSKLGGHAIPSYLDPNNIGPYEIYLEQVERVTPYLGKLAYWVETLKRPKRILVVDVPIHLDDGTVAHFEGYRVQHNTSRGPAKGGVRFHQDVTLSEVMALSAWMTIKNAAVNLPYGGGKGGIRIDPRKYSTGELERLTRRYTTEIGLVIGPDKDIPAPDVNTNPQTMAWMMDTYSMNVGRTATGVVTGKPVSLGGSLGRSDATGRGVFVTGAEALAKLGLPLEGARIAVQGFGNVGNAAARIFHDAGAKVVAIQDVTGTVYSEGGINPYTAAAHLSRTGKITDLPDTEELTREEFWGVDCDVLIPAALEKQITEENAGRIKARLIVEGANGPTTPAADDLLGERGVTVVPDVLANAGGVTVSYFEWVQDFSSFFWTEDEINARLDRIMREAFLGLWDVKERHGVTLRTAAYIVACTRVLEARALRGLYP
- a CDS encoding quinate 5-dehydrogenase, translating into MSDLLSAWRPAPAGFKHVVSVSLGGSKRDAREEVNLLGQPFVLERLGTDGDVGKAAALFQQLDGRVDAFGLGGADLSVIADGRRYTFSNVRKLVSHAKITPVLDGSGLKNTLERDAIAQLDPLLGWRTRRVLMVSAVDRFGMAEALAEHGADVVYGDLVFGLNVNLPLRSISSLRRVARLALPALTKLPQDWFYPTGERQNSSVEGQGTRLYAWADVVAGDTHYAKRYAPRDLSGKTILTQTITEADRVWMRERGVARLITTTPRIGSRNFATNVLEAFFVALSGRREALTEAEYLRYVREVGFRPEISELRD
- a CDS encoding amino acid ABC transporter permease → MFDVFTPDVLRALWRGTQITLALTLLASVFGLALGFLGALGRMSRLWPLRALAGVYIETFRGTPLLVQLFFLFFALPPLIPQLRFPAFQTAVIGLSLFAGAYAAEIIRGSLNAVDRGQTEAARALGLKPLQVLRLVLVPQAARIAVPALGNQFIGLLKDSSLASVVTVSELLLTTRGLVSITFQPFPLYLAVGIIYFLLSNVAARLFSRLELRLNRPYHLAARR
- a CDS encoding transporter substrate-binding domain-containing protein, which produces MTRSRMLPRTTLLAALALSAASVAQADLADIKQRGELRVVMSGEYPPFSQPAPDGSLTGFDVDVAREIGRRLGVRVSVIKAEFPSIIAGLQAGQFDMAVASQSKTPERERAVDFLSRPYYYDGFQLFVPATSAATNLNTLQGAPVAVPQGTVFEKFLRDRKYPNVVTYSGEPEIFLALGTGRAGGMITTRTVGNVAIKNGQKLKAAGPVLQQDNPYITLGKNQPQLKAAVERALNAMRVDGTLRTISLKYLGADVTTPGR
- a CDS encoding VOC family protein, giving the protein MPSPILDLAGLTLEVNHLPRGVRFYSQVLGLTLLHHDEEGGVAEFEVNASQTLTLWKPVTRRANDPALAPLRARGASHLHYAWQVRPEDLERGKAVLDEHGIGWTEIDLGTPERPDPTVYFFDPFGHGLELRGTDLSDERQPHFPPAPVARPPHALPVMGLREVALAFGDYAAMRERLPRAYGLAFAKEQPDRDFAQFTLGPAPEPDGNGTPRRWLYAWDPQVGLADMFGGDHALIRLYADVNAVLALVRAEGLPFVETGRGLAVRDPEGHVFEFVPPPGGAG
- a CDS encoding HD domain-containing phosphohydrolase; protein product: MTAPFTPRITDLTPGPDARTSAAQAVLTLTRVALAAPDLLAGISPTLEHLVGATAAVGAAYLEWDGKGSYRVRAAWGEVPPRLSAPQGLGADTPLLRALAESARPLLYDGTGGAEVLPGLGVTSLAATPVRVGDGPLLGALVMYTGEAHVWDSEEAALLSMVSGTLAPLTARLVAEEQTQAAREAALRALGQMLEAWDGESHGHTDRAAHLATRLAERLDLPPARRQALRWGAYLHDLGKVTLLGAELPRLEGPGEGDGLAHLLGLLPPAARSVLTDRFEHWGGGGYPSGKAGTGISLEARLFALCDTYDALTHPRPCDVAWEPEEALAELRARAGREFDPELVALLARVVAETGAAEVVAK
- a CDS encoding urease subunit gamma; the encoded protein is MQLTERERDKLLIFTAAEVARRRRARGLKLNHPEAVALITAEVLEGIRDGQRVEALMSYGATILGRGDVMDGVPEMIHDIQVEGTFPDGTKLVTIHDPIR
- a CDS encoding urease subunit beta, with translation MIPGEVIVEEGEIMLNEGRPTRAVRVVNAADRPIQVGSHFHFFEVNRALRFDRAGAYGCRLDIPAGTAVRFEPGEEREVTLVPLGGERVVFGMNGLVDGPLDGEGVREAAMDRARERGFVNDESQGQP